The Klebsiella africana sequence AAGCCGCTCCAGCGCAGATCGCCGGCGATCACCACCGGCAGCTGGCGAAATCCCTGCTCGCGCAGGGTGTCGATAGCGTCCGGCTGCTGGTCGATGTTTATCATTTCAAAAGGCAGTCCCCGGCTCTCCATGGCTCGCCGGGTGGCATGACATTGCACGCAGTCATTTCGAGTGTAAATAATAATGCGCATGATTCGTATTTCCATTTAAGATAACAACACGGCGCTAAACGCAGCGTCGAACGTTGTGGGTCATTCGATAAGGAAATACTAGATGTAGTTATTTAAAACTTCAACCACTCAATATATAGCGTTTTTGGCAAAGAATTCCCCCGCCGGGATCGTTCGGCGGAGGAGGAGGGAGGCTGTGCGGAACTACAGGCGCATAGCGACGGCGAGGCGGTTAAAGGCGTTCATCAGGCTGATGGCTAAGGTCAGATCGCTTATCTGACGCGGGGTAAAATGCTCCTGCAGCGGCAGGTAGACGTCATCTTCCGCATGGCTGGCAGCAATATCAGTGACCGACTCGGCCCACGCCAGCGCTGCGCGTTCGGCAGGTGTGAAGTGAGCGCTTACCCGCCAGCCGGCCAGAGCATCCAGCTTGCTTTGCGCCATGCCGCCTTTGCGCAGCGCCTGGCTGTGCTTCTCAAGGCAGAAGGCGCAGCCGTTGATCTGCGACACGCGTAAATAAACCAGCTCCACCAGGGCGCTGCCCAGCTCGCTTTTCTCCAGCGCGATGCTGGCCTGTACCAGTCCTTTATAAACTTCCGCGCTCAGTTCACTGAATGGCTGACGTAATTGGCTCATGGTGTTCTCCTCTCTAAGTCGGCAGCCAAAATAGCACTATAATGGACTGCAAAAGATAGCCATATTGTGATGAAAAAAGCAGACCATAATGGAAGTGACTTACCTCCCGCTTTATCAGCGTATCGCCCGCCAGCTGAAATCGGCGATTGAACGTGGCGAACTGGCTCCGGGCAGCCGTCTGCCCGCCAGCCGGGTGTTTGCTCAGGAGCAGGGCGTCTCCCGGGCGACTATCGAAAGCGCCTGGGGCGAACTGGTCGCTCAGGGCTGGCTTGAGCGGCGTGGGCAGGCGGGGACTTTTGTCAGCGAGCGGCTCAGCCCGCGCCAGCTGGCACCGGTACCGCCAGCGCAACCAGCCGCATCGGCGGAGCCGTTGCCCTTTCAGATGGGGCTGCCGGCGCTGGATCTCTTTCCGCGTGGGCTGTGGGCGCGAGTGATGGGCCGTCGGCTGCGGACGCAGTCGCGGTTCGACCTTGCTCCCGGCGATCCCGGCGGCGACCCGCTTCTGCGCCAGGCGATCGTCGATTATCTGCGCCTGTCGCGCAGTATTGACTGCCAGCCGGAGCAAGTGCTGATCACCAGCAACTATGCTACCTCCATGGATCTTATCCTGCGTACCCTGGCTCAGCCCGGCCAGCATATGTGGATGGAAGATCCCGGTTACCCCTTTATCCGCCCGGTCGTTGAGGCCCGGCAGCTGGTGGTGGATGCGATCCCGGTGGATGAGCAAGGGATGGATATCGGCTGGGGCCAACGCTACCACGCGCAGGCGCGGTTTGCTCTGCTCACCCCGGCGCACCAGAGCCCGCTGGGAGTTGCGCTGTCGCTGCCCCGGCGTCGCCAGCTGCTGGCGTGGGCCGCAGAGCGCGACGCGTGGATTATTGAAGACGATTACGATAGTGAGTTTCGCTATCATGGCAAACCGCTACCGCCATTGAAAAGTCTCGATGCGCCGCAGCGGGTTATCTACGCGGGTACCTTCAGTAAGTCGATGTTCCCGGCGCTACGCACCGCCTGGCTGGTGGTGCCGACTTCTCTGGTGGCGCGTTTTCGTCGGGCGGTGGAGCCCCAGCCCTGCACCGTTCCCACCTTGTGGCAGCAGACGCTGGCGGATTTTATCCAGCAGGGCCATTTCTGGCGTCATCTGAAGAAAATGCGCACCAGCTACAGCCAACGTAGGCAATGGCTGGAGTCGGCTCTGCAGGCGCAGGGCTTTCAGGTCACGCCGCAGCAGGGAGGTATTCAACTGGTCATGCCGGTCAGCGGCGACGATTGCCTGCTGGCGCGACGGGCGACAGCGGCCGGGCTGGCGGTGCAGGCGCTGAGTGACTGGCGGATACGCCATGTTGGAGAAGGGGGATTACTGATGAGTTTTACCAATATTCGCTCGGCGGCAATGGCTGATACGCTGGCCCAGCGGCTCAGAGAGGCGATCGCGAAAAAGGGTGCATAAAAAACCCCTGCGGCCAGAGGCGCGCAGGGGCTGACGCGTATTTGTTATCTTCATTTCTATCCGTGAAACTGGCGGGCTCCCGCTCGCTCGTAGAACAGCGGAAGCTGACGCTTTAGGTATTATCGACGTAAATTGAGCAATACGCCAATAAATACCCCGACGGCGGCGGCAGCACCCACGCTGTGCCATGGTTTATTGCGTACATAGGTGTCGGCGCAACCCAGCGCATCGCATGCTGCCTGGCGTGCATCTAACGCCGCCTGCTGCACCCGGTTGTGGCCGTTAAGGCGGGCACGGGTCTCTTTTAACAGCGACTGTGCTTTAACACGCGCCGCTTCCGCTTCCTCTTTTGCGTCACTGCCCCATGATTTCAGCACCTCTTCCAGCGTATCCGCTAATTGGCTGACATCGTTATGAATATCTTCGGCATTCTCGTCAAAATTGTTGCGGTTCACATGGTTAGCCATCGTTATCTCCCTTAATTCCATCGAGTGAGTAAGTGTAGGACAAGATTTTGAATTATGCTTACTGCTGTGGTTTCTGGAATTTTCCGAAAGCACTGCGCTTAATGAATAAGGTAAGGTCAATGTGCGGTAAAAGATAACGAGGAATCAGTATGTATTTAAGACCCGATGAGGTGGCGCGTGTTCTTGAAAAAGCCGGCTTCACCATGGATGTTGTGACGCAAAAAGCGTACGGCTATCGCCGCGGCGATAATTATGTTTATGTGAACCGCGAAGCGCGCATGGGGCGAACAGCGTTAGTTATTCATCCGGCGTTAAAAGAGCGCAGCAATATGCTGGCCGAACCGGCTTCAGATATCAAAACTTGCGACCATTATGAACAATTTCCGCTGTATTTAGCCGGGGATGCGCAGCAGCATTATGGTATTCCGCATGGGTTTAGCTCACGTATGGCGCTTGAGCGTTTTCTGAATGGATTATTTGGCGAAGCCCAGCCGGCCATGTCGACGAATTAATTAGGCAATGGATTAGTCAGGCGGAGCGGACGGAGATGAAAAA is a genomic window containing:
- a CDS encoding DUF883 domain-containing protein: MANHVNRNNFDENAEDIHNDVSQLADTLEEVLKSWGSDAKEEAEAARVKAQSLLKETRARLNGHNRVQQAALDARQAACDALGCADTYVRNKPWHSVGAAAAVGVFIGVLLNLRR
- the nrdH gene encoding glutaredoxin-like protein NrdH codes for the protein MRIIIYTRNDCVQCHATRRAMESRGLPFEMINIDQQPDAIDTLREQGFRQLPVVIAGDLRWSGFRPDMINRLRPSATAASA
- the pdxR gene encoding MocR-like pyridoxine biosynthesis transcription factor PdxR; amino-acid sequence: MEVTYLPLYQRIARQLKSAIERGELAPGSRLPASRVFAQEQGVSRATIESAWGELVAQGWLERRGQAGTFVSERLSPRQLAPVPPAQPAASAEPLPFQMGLPALDLFPRGLWARVMGRRLRTQSRFDLAPGDPGGDPLLRQAIVDYLRLSRSIDCQPEQVLITSNYATSMDLILRTLAQPGQHMWMEDPGYPFIRPVVEARQLVVDAIPVDEQGMDIGWGQRYHAQARFALLTPAHQSPLGVALSLPRRRQLLAWAAERDAWIIEDDYDSEFRYHGKPLPPLKSLDAPQRVIYAGTFSKSMFPALRTAWLVVPTSLVARFRRAVEPQPCTVPTLWQQTLADFIQQGHFWRHLKKMRTSYSQRRQWLESALQAQGFQVTPQQGGIQLVMPVSGDDCLLARRATAAGLAVQALSDWRIRHVGEGGLLMSFTNIRSAAMADTLAQRLREAIAKKGA
- a CDS encoding DUF2002 family protein, producing MYLRPDEVARVLEKAGFTMDVVTQKAYGYRRGDNYVYVNREARMGRTALVIHPALKERSNMLAEPASDIKTCDHYEQFPLYLAGDAQQHYGIPHGFSSRMALERFLNGLFGEAQPAMSTN
- a CDS encoding carboxymuconolactone decarboxylase family protein; amino-acid sequence: MSQLRQPFSELSAEVYKGLVQASIALEKSELGSALVELVYLRVSQINGCAFCLEKHSQALRKGGMAQSKLDALAGWRVSAHFTPAERAALAWAESVTDIAASHAEDDVYLPLQEHFTPRQISDLTLAISLMNAFNRLAVAMRL